Proteins encoded in a region of the Suttonella indologenes genome:
- a CDS encoding DUF2958 domain-containing protein — MNPFVTIITGDSAAEQAFAAALKAKLAKDFGDVVTETVEPAGKPVKKMTKFTASIIPRALIAQMQANRLSSERDEHDPKPVVHLYVPGSNSQWLLTEIDEDLDIAFGLCDLGVGLPEMGYVSLHRVLERTPWAMINPGFVGIAPLSEYAERARDGNRIVISWEGMPDA; from the coding sequence ATGAATCCCTTTGTCACCATTATCACCGGCGATTCTGCCGCTGAACAAGCCTTTGCGGCAGCGCTGAAGGCAAAATTGGCCAAGGATTTCGGGGACGTTGTAACCGAAACTGTCGAGCCGGCCGGCAAACCGGTCAAAAAGATGACCAAGTTTACGGCAAGTATCATTCCCAGAGCTCTCATTGCACAGATGCAGGCTAATCGGCTCAGCTCGGAGCGTGATGAGCATGATCCAAAGCCGGTTGTACACCTGTATGTACCCGGCAGCAACTCTCAATGGCTGCTGACCGAGATCGATGAGGATCTCGACATCGCTTTCGGGCTATGTGATTTGGGTGTCGGCTTGCCCGAAATGGGCTATGTGAGTTTGCACCGGGTGCTGGAGCGTACGCCGTGGGCAATGATCAATCCGGGCTTTGTCGGGATTGCCCCCTTATCGGAGTATGCGGAGCGGGCCAGGGATGGTAATCGCATCGTCATCAGTTGGGAAGGAATGCCCGACGCATAA
- a CDS encoding DUF2958 domain-containing protein codes for MQTVTLNEYAMMVKAIIPPPLLQTLQDNYRHATRNDGNQEPVVHLYLPNTDCQWILTEIDDDLDIAFGLCDLGMGFPEMGYVSLHEILESTGMLCRTLDFKARAGLMEYAHQAHLAREIVLDWPDDPNDRSTLNGNAQQNVQADAVTVPPATANTSGAMTLSDFLDAFRQPLLEQIEQQTPVVYNGSHASWQDKVLAGLKRQPFPAQAERIHAVYAGLVEKDLPAVILNGEMGTGKTMMGICVSALIFKGYSQKPVLVISPPHLVYKWRREILDTVPDAIVHVVNGSNAIHQLIAFREGLQNGSFKDGRPRYLVIGRVRMRLGFYWRPAFWKREYRFVSIDPHSGRRQLGRYAAVACPHCGGWQNDSKEMPIAAELWSTDRREHCQHCQSPLWTMRHKDNEDEQAESRLRKFLLQLPGIGKVTCDRLIGTFGVDNLSRLVDGNVYDFVNLQRADGEFVFNDKQATRLEKALGRLEFALKMVSYQPSEYVKRYFPRKAFSLVLVDEAHEYKNAGSAQGQAMAVLCNEAEKVLPLTGTLMGGYASDLFYLLFRAMPGIMASLGYAANRHNSFAASEERFMRNYGCLIDVFSINDEGSHLTAKGKKMSVRSKKAPGFSPEGIARFVLPYTVFMRLSDLGEGILPDFKEETRSIAMDGHQLQEYLRLSNTLRRHLDAALAKRDNSLTSVVINALLRWPETCAKAEDIRHPRDREQVLVSMESLYDADSPTPKEADLIQVCREEREAGRRVMVFTTYTGGHDTATRLANLLKHAGLKASVLRSNVGSDAREDWIAERVEQGIDVLICNPELVKTGLDLLAFPTLYFMQTGYNVYTVAQASRRSWRIGQKETVKVYYACYAQSSQVECFDLMNRKIKAALSTMGVMPETGLDSFSEDEDSEASITEALAKQLLGRPSLFAA; via the coding sequence ATGCAAACTGTTACTCTCAATGAATATGCCATGATGGTCAAAGCCATCATACCCCCACCTCTGCTACAAACCTTGCAGGACAACTACCGTCATGCAACTCGCAATGACGGTAATCAAGAACCTGTAGTTCATCTCTATTTGCCTAACACGGATTGCCAATGGATCCTTACCGAAATAGATGACGATTTAGATATCGCCTTCGGGCTTTGTGATCTCGGAATGGGATTTCCTGAAATGGGCTATGTCAGCTTGCACGAAATCTTGGAATCCACCGGCATGTTATGCCGGACATTAGATTTCAAAGCCCGTGCCGGCTTGATGGAATATGCCCATCAAGCACATCTTGCTAGAGAAATCGTACTCGATTGGCCTGATGATCCCAATGACCGCTCTACTCTAAACGGAAATGCTCAACAAAACGTTCAGGCCGACGCAGTCACCGTACCTCCGGCAACTGCGAATACAAGCGGTGCAATGACGCTTAGTGATTTTCTGGACGCATTCCGGCAACCGCTGCTCGAACAGATCGAGCAGCAAACACCGGTAGTGTACAACGGCAGTCATGCTAGCTGGCAGGACAAAGTCCTGGCCGGTCTTAAGCGTCAGCCATTCCCAGCTCAGGCAGAACGTATTCACGCAGTGTATGCTGGCTTAGTGGAAAAAGATTTGCCAGCCGTCATTCTCAATGGAGAGATGGGTACTGGTAAAACAATGATGGGCATCTGTGTTTCGGCATTGATATTCAAAGGTTATTCGCAAAAACCCGTGCTAGTCATCTCGCCTCCACATTTGGTTTACAAATGGCGACGCGAAATCCTCGATACCGTACCCGATGCTATTGTACATGTGGTCAACGGCAGCAATGCCATCCACCAATTGATAGCTTTTCGTGAAGGGCTGCAAAACGGTAGTTTTAAGGATGGCAGACCGCGTTACCTAGTCATCGGTCGAGTACGGATGCGGCTAGGTTTTTACTGGCGTCCAGCATTCTGGAAACGCGAATACCGATTTGTCTCTATCGACCCACACAGCGGACGACGCCAGCTCGGCAGATATGCTGCTGTCGCTTGTCCGCACTGCGGTGGCTGGCAGAACGACAGCAAGGAAATGCCTATAGCAGCTGAGCTCTGGTCGACAGATCGGCGCGAACATTGTCAACATTGCCAAAGTCCGCTTTGGACCATGCGGCATAAAGACAATGAGGACGAACAGGCGGAATCCAGACTTCGCAAGTTTTTGTTGCAGCTGCCCGGAATAGGCAAAGTAACCTGCGACCGCCTGATCGGCACTTTCGGAGTGGATAATCTCAGCCGACTGGTGGATGGTAATGTCTATGACTTCGTCAATCTGCAGCGTGCAGACGGTGAATTTGTATTCAATGACAAACAGGCAACTCGACTGGAAAAAGCACTCGGCCGCTTGGAGTTTGCACTCAAAATGGTAAGTTACCAGCCTAGCGAATATGTTAAGCGCTATTTTCCGCGCAAGGCATTCAGTCTGGTACTGGTGGATGAGGCGCATGAATACAAAAATGCCGGTTCGGCCCAAGGTCAGGCCATGGCAGTCTTATGCAATGAGGCTGAAAAGGTTTTACCGTTGACCGGGACTCTGATGGGCGGCTATGCCTCCGACTTGTTTTACCTGCTGTTTCGGGCTATGCCCGGCATAATGGCCTCATTAGGTTATGCCGCCAACCGGCATAATTCATTTGCTGCCAGTGAAGAACGCTTCATGCGTAACTACGGTTGTCTGATTGATGTTTTTTCGATCAATGATGAAGGCTCGCATCTGACGGCAAAAGGCAAAAAAATGAGCGTACGTAGTAAAAAAGCCCCGGGCTTTTCACCCGAAGGGATCGCACGCTTTGTGCTGCCTTATACGGTGTTTATGCGTCTATCGGACTTAGGCGAAGGAATTTTGCCTGATTTTAAGGAAGAAACGCGCAGCATTGCCATGGATGGACACCAGTTACAGGAATATTTGCGCCTTAGCAACACCCTGAGAAGACATTTGGATGCTGCCTTGGCCAAGCGGGACAATTCGCTGACTTCTGTGGTCATTAATGCTCTGCTCCGCTGGCCGGAAACCTGTGCTAAAGCCGAAGACATCCGTCATCCCCGCGATCGGGAACAAGTGTTAGTGAGTATGGAATCGCTCTATGATGCTGATAGCCCGACGCCTAAAGAGGCGGACTTAATTCAAGTCTGTCGGGAGGAACGCGAAGCCGGACGCCGGGTGATGGTATTCACCACTTACACCGGCGGTCACGATACAGCAACAAGATTGGCTAATTTGCTTAAACATGCAGGTCTGAAAGCGTCGGTATTACGCAGCAATGTAGGCAGTGATGCTCGTGAAGACTGGATTGCCGAACGGGTAGAACAAGGCATTGACGTGCTGATCTGCAATCCCGAGTTGGTCAAAACCGGTTTGGACTTACTGGCATTTCCAACTCTGTATTTCATGCAGACCGGTTATAACGTTTATACCGTGGCGCAGGCCTCGCGCCGCAGTTGGCGTATCGGGCAGAAGGAGACCGTCAAGGTTTACTATGCCTGCTATGCGCAGAGTAGTCAGGTAGAGTGTTTCGATTTGATGAACCGCAAAATCAAGGCAGCGCTCTCCACCATGGGAGTAATGCCGGAAACCGGTCTGGATTCCTTCTCGGAGGATGAGGACAGCGAAGCATCGATCACCGAGGCCCTGGCCAAGCAATTATTGGGGCGTCCTTCCCTGTTTGCCGCTTAG
- a CDS encoding DUF29 domain-containing protein → MIHEQPPDRVIHLLGGSMATKYEQDFLLWTEEQAKHLQNRNFDMLDIEHLVDEVISMGKSEVRELESRMAVLLAHLIKWAWQPAMRGNSRSWEATIINQRNKIARLFRQMPSLKKKMEDPELEFWISVWADAKVDAASETGINYSVFPEEMPWSKEQILDQDWYPDSMV, encoded by the coding sequence ATGATTCATGAACAACCACCCGATCGGGTCATACACTTACTAGGAGGCTCCATGGCCACCAAATATGAGCAGGATTTCCTGCTATGGACGGAAGAGCAGGCCAAACACCTGCAAAACCGCAATTTTGACATGCTCGACATCGAGCATCTTGTTGATGAGGTAATCAGCATGGGAAAGAGTGAAGTCCGTGAGCTGGAAAGCCGAATGGCGGTATTGTTGGCACATCTCATCAAATGGGCATGGCAGCCGGCCATGCGCGGCAACAGTCGCAGTTGGGAGGCAACAATTATCAATCAGCGCAATAAAATTGCTCGATTGTTTAGACAAATGCCTAGTCTGAAAAAGAAAATGGAGGATCCTGAACTAGAGTTTTGGATTTCCGTATGGGCAGATGCCAAAGTCGATGCTGCTTCTGAAACCGGTATCAATTACTCAGTTTTTCCGGAAGAAATGCCGTGGAGCAAGGAACAAATCCTTGATCAGGACTGGTATCCCGATTCCATGGTTTAA
- a CDS encoding DUF6094 domain-containing protein, whose product MSLIHPSVAYNAAAMGYYPTDDATMRGISHLLAPSTETVKFLDPCCGCATAITTLADRRRYPSSERYGIELDVERSGLAKGKLTALLTGSALDSHVTPQSVDVLFLNPPYGDAPRDRESGDKSQRLEHQFLSRFFPALRAGGLLIYIIPKSQLTEKIQKWLLSHFTDLRLFEAATNRFNQCVVIGRKTGALVALDKTMLAEWQNCLSGKQLWSTLPQRVTDYYSIEGNPKQLRMTSLEMDAEGIAELISEHKGLWRDFSAQFTQNSDERYIRPLHDLTDWHTVLLISSGIVSGLVDNGRQTLLVRGRTVKRKTVKVRENDDGDVIGEEHRDRFETVIKAIDLTESSPAYGQIIVIK is encoded by the coding sequence ATGAGCTTGATACATCCTAGTGTAGCTTACAATGCTGCTGCGATGGGATATTACCCAACTGATGATGCCACCATGCGTGGCATCTCGCATTTATTGGCGCCCAGTACCGAGACTGTTAAATTTCTTGATCCTTGCTGCGGCTGTGCTACCGCTATTACAACACTTGCTGATCGACGTCGTTATCCCAGTAGTGAACGTTACGGCATCGAATTGGATGTTGAAAGATCTGGTCTGGCCAAGGGAAAATTGACGGCATTGCTCACAGGCAGCGCGCTGGACAGTCATGTAACGCCTCAATCGGTAGATGTGCTGTTTCTCAATCCACCTTACGGCGACGCGCCGCGTGACCGAGAATCAGGCGATAAATCGCAGCGTTTGGAACATCAGTTCTTAAGCCGCTTCTTTCCGGCATTGCGCGCCGGAGGATTGCTGATTTATATCATCCCAAAATCGCAATTAACGGAAAAAATCCAAAAATGGCTGCTCAGTCATTTCACTGATCTTAGATTATTTGAAGCAGCTACTAATCGCTTCAATCAATGTGTAGTGATTGGTCGTAAGACTGGGGCTTTGGTGGCATTGGATAAAACTATGCTGGCCGAATGGCAAAACTGTCTATCCGGCAAACAGCTATGGTCAACATTGCCGCAGCGTGTAACGGACTATTACAGCATTGAAGGCAATCCCAAACAGCTAAGGATGACATCATTGGAGATGGATGCCGAAGGGATAGCAGAACTCATCAGCGAACATAAGGGTTTATGGAGAGATTTTTCAGCTCAATTTACCCAAAATTCGGATGAACGCTATATCCGCCCTCTGCACGATCTGACCGACTGGCATACCGTTCTGCTGATCAGCTCCGGTATTGTATCGGGCTTGGTTGACAACGGGCGGCAAACACTGCTGGTGCGCGGCCGTACTGTCAAACGCAAAACGGTAAAAGTGCGCGAAAACGATGACGGCGATGTCATCGGCGAAGAGCATCGCGACCGATTTGAAACAGTCATCAAAGCCATTGATCTGACGGAATCCTCACCGGCATACGGCCAAATTATCGTCATTAAATAG
- a CDS encoding DUF3275 family protein — MENFDPVTLQGRLKVAYLNGRFGQFPVGTLETAIGTFTVRDSKEDAWLENLSAGEYTGQFEISELSLYTYRAFGEARTCIRAEISAYQLDDFDDEVEEVAHYPDPIEEEGEVPDSFSRDSGDEEDSEDAYDEQVSLLLSFLESGSNWSVGDDYRIDTTIGRSNIVECRKALLGLGYVFDPLTQIWHLQGERS; from the coding sequence ATGGAAAACTTTGATCCCGTTACACTACAAGGCCGCCTGAAAGTGGCTTATCTAAACGGCCGGTTCGGCCAATTCCCGGTAGGCACCTTAGAAACCGCCATCGGTACTTTTACTGTCCGAGACAGCAAGGAAGACGCCTGGCTGGAAAATCTCAGTGCCGGCGAATATACCGGGCAGTTTGAGATCAGCGAGCTCTCCCTCTACACATACCGTGCATTTGGGGAGGCACGTACCTGCATCAGGGCTGAAATCTCTGCCTATCAGCTAGACGACTTTGACGATGAGGTCGAAGAAGTTGCCCATTACCCGGATCCGATTGAAGAAGAAGGCGAAGTACCGGATAGCTTCAGTCGTGATAGCGGAGACGAAGAGGATAGTGAAGATGCCTACGATGAGCAGGTATCGCTGCTGCTGTCGTTCCTTGAATCCGGCAGCAACTGGTCTGTAGGTGATGATTACCGCATCGATACTACTATCGGACGCAGCAATATCGTCGAGTGCCGTAAGGCTTTACTGGGATTAGGCTATGTCTTTGATCCTCTGACGCAGATCTGGCATTTGCAGGGAGAACGTTCATGA
- a CDS encoding type II toxin-antitoxin system PemK/MazF family toxin codes for MSYIPDQGDIIYIDFDPSVGREIQKRRPALVMSKQILAKQTGYILVCPITSTKRGIALEVDIDTPTIKGQALSMQLKSLDYRQRHAEFVDKADWASISEMSDILQELVSV; via the coding sequence ATGAGTTATATTCCTGACCAGGGAGACATTATTTACATTGATTTTGATCCATCAGTCGGTCGTGAGATCCAAAAACGACGTCCCGCCTTAGTGATGAGCAAGCAGATCTTAGCTAAACAGACCGGATATATACTGGTTTGCCCTATTACCTCGACCAAACGTGGTATCGCTCTAGAAGTGGATATTGATACCCCTACGATTAAAGGTCAGGCCTTATCTATGCAACTCAAGTCGCTAGATTATCGCCAACGTCATGCTGAGTTTGTCGATAAGGCAGATTGGGCTTCAATATCTGAGATGAGCGATATTCTGCAAGAATTAGTCTCTGTATGA
- a CDS encoding AbrB/MazE/SpoVT family DNA-binding domain-containing protein, whose amino-acid sequence MTEVVIRKSGNANIISLPKTLLEQLGAGVGDKLNVLFEDGKLVLQPQKVRRKTLEELLEGVNPEMFNTEEDRDWMSMRPVGEEIL is encoded by the coding sequence ATGACTGAAGTTGTCATCCGTAAAAGCGGTAATGCTAATATCATTTCCCTACCAAAAACCCTGCTGGAACAGTTAGGCGCCGGCGTCGGCGACAAATTAAATGTTCTGTTTGAGGACGGAAAATTAGTTTTGCAGCCTCAAAAAGTACGACGCAAAACACTTGAAGAGTTGTTGGAAGGTGTTAATCCCGAAATGTTCAATACCGAAGAAGACCGGGATTGGATGAGTATGCGGCCGGTCGGGGAGGAGATCCTATGA
- a CDS encoding DUF2958 domain-containing protein, translating to MNPFVTIIAGDSAAESAFAKALDAKLRNDFGNIAEIVDTSSKPVKRMAKFTKCLIPKDLIAIMQANHLKSDEKYDLRPVVHLYLPGTRCQWLLTEIDTDLDMAFGLCDLGIGSPKLGYMSLHEVLKSTSWLMINPDFVGVAPLSEYACRAMDADQIVINWEGMPNAT from the coding sequence ATGAATCCATTTGTAACCATTATCGCCGGCGATTCTGCCGCTGAAAGTGCTTTTGCGAAAGCATTAGATGCAAAGCTAAGAAATGATTTCGGCAATATAGCCGAAATTGTCGATACAAGCAGCAAGCCAGTCAAGAGGATGGCAAAATTTACAAAATGCTTAATCCCAAAAGATTTAATTGCAATAATGCAGGCTAATCATCTCAAATCTGATGAGAAATATGATCTAAGGCCAGTTGTACATCTTTATTTACCCGGCACCCGCTGCCAGTGGCTTCTTACCGAAATCGATACTGATCTCGATATGGCTTTCGGTCTCTGTGATCTCGGTATAGGATCCCCTAAACTCGGATATATGAGTTTACACGAGGTGCTGAAGAGTACTTCGTGGCTCATGATTAATCCCGATTTTGTCGGGGTCGCTCCTTTATCCGAGTATGCATGCCGTGCCATGGATGCCGATCAAATCGTCATTAACTGGGAAGGAATGCCTAACGCAACTTAG
- a CDS encoding DUF3577 domain-containing protein encodes MNATSTPSYFDTVLYVRVFINEIKIVQPKKGAQYGAINASILDKDADGKTIYRTVDLIISGQEAKRILWIQRDRWPADRMQRSPERWVADINIGSLRTEAYTKKDGTVGAVLKGRLIKIRGLRIGDEIVFGEVLEDIPPATLVAPTYINLIDPEKGRIQAALLDGNVEAPEYRNINLDLQEEIPAINELIVRDLCPRGYTHRETNAKIFGILEIAGVYCEGFQAKDGNARAAMKGVLSKVRYLKANDEVIVASKEKADSAVAQATQTKAEPEPKAKAPTKTKVKTKAEPEPKAKAPTKTKVKAKAVA; translated from the coding sequence ATGAACGCAACTTCAACACCATCATATTTTGATACCGTTTTATACGTACGAGTTTTTATTAACGAAATAAAAATCGTACAACCTAAAAAGGGAGCTCAATATGGAGCAATTAACGCCAGCATTTTAGACAAGGATGCTGACGGCAAAACCATCTACCGTACGGTAGACCTAATTATCAGCGGCCAAGAAGCTAAACGGATACTGTGGATACAGCGTGATCGCTGGCCTGCCGACCGTATGCAGCGTTCCCCAGAACGCTGGGTAGCCGATATCAATATCGGTAGCCTGCGGACCGAAGCATATACGAAAAAGGATGGTACCGTTGGTGCTGTCCTCAAAGGTCGGCTCATCAAAATCCGCGGTCTGCGGATTGGAGATGAGATCGTGTTTGGTGAAGTCTTGGAAGACATCCCTCCGGCCACCTTGGTAGCGCCTACATATATCAACCTGATCGATCCAGAGAAGGGCCGGATACAGGCAGCCTTGCTGGACGGCAATGTGGAGGCTCCGGAATACCGGAACATCAACCTTGATTTGCAGGAAGAAATTCCGGCAATCAATGAGCTGATTGTCCGGGATCTCTGCCCGCGCGGCTATACCCATCGGGAAACCAACGCGAAAATTTTCGGCATTTTAGAAATTGCCGGAGTGTATTGCGAAGGTTTCCAAGCAAAAGATGGAAATGCGCGTGCCGCTATGAAAGGTGTACTGTCAAAAGTACGCTATCTCAAAGCCAACGATGAGGTTATCGTCGCCAGTAAAGAAAAGGCGGATTCTGCGGTTGCGCAAGCCACCCAAACCAAAGCTGAACCTGAGCCAAAAGCGAAAGCTCCGACCAAGACGAAAGTCAAGACCAAAGCTGAACCTGAGCCAAAAGCGAAAGCTCCGACCAAGACGAAAGTCAAGGCCAAAGCTGTCGCCTAA
- a CDS encoding tyrosine-type recombinase/integrase, protein MMPKEYIEQYKEYLAQRNIKQQTINNYLRIARRYTNFLNTKGINILSAEKTDIYIYLSTRSKQKSSTYNKELKQLKLYLHWLSETENFNLDINQLRNKSEPRKLPKNISVRDLHILCTPTKEERRCSNHLSFIREQAIIEFMVSTGVRQIELREAKIGQLSRNLNACLIPGYKGGRQRMVYLGKPAREALIAWLLRRDIPLNLAGCANQYLFISNHGSPMHPTSIIRLVRKLALRRLGYVVTPHMLRHTFATEMLRATGSLRMVQEMLGHVFIKTTEIYCGLDLNDHRHAIHTFHPHGGEIGEFSETE, encoded by the coding sequence ATGATGCCAAAAGAATATATTGAACAGTATAAAGAATATTTAGCTCAGAGAAATATTAAACAGCAAACTATAAATAATTACTTGCGCATTGCACGGCGCTACACAAATTTTCTAAACACAAAAGGAATTAATATACTATCAGCAGAAAAAACAGACATATATATTTATCTCAGTACTCGATCCAAACAGAAATCCAGTACCTATAATAAAGAGCTTAAACAATTAAAACTTTATCTGCATTGGCTGTCAGAAACTGAAAATTTTAACCTAGATATCAATCAGTTAAGAAATAAATCTGAACCTCGTAAATTACCAAAAAATATATCAGTAAGAGATCTGCATATATTATGCACCCCTACTAAGGAGGAAAGACGATGCAGTAATCATTTAAGTTTCATAAGAGAACAGGCCATTATCGAATTCATGGTTAGCACGGGAGTACGTCAGATTGAACTAAGGGAAGCCAAAATCGGGCAATTATCCAGAAATTTAAATGCTTGTCTGATACCGGGTTATAAGGGAGGAAGACAACGCATGGTGTATTTGGGAAAACCTGCTCGCGAAGCATTGATTGCTTGGCTGTTAAGACGTGATATCCCTCTTAATCTCGCTGGCTGTGCCAACCAATATCTCTTTATTAGCAATCATGGCAGTCCAATGCATCCAACATCCATCATCAGATTAGTACGCAAGCTCGCTCTGCGACGGTTGGGATATGTGGTCACTCCTCATATGTTGCGGCATACGTTCGCTACCGAAATGCTTCGAGCAACTGGTTCACTACGAATGGTACAAGAAATGTTAGGACATGTTTTTATCAAAACTACTGAAATCTATTGTGGTTTAGATCTCAACGATCATCGCCACGCTATCCATACTTTTCATCCTCACGGCGGAGAAATTGGAGAGTTTTCAGAGACTGAATAA
- a CDS encoding tyrosine-type recombinase/integrase — MKYMDEERLEAFCSIYLENIMGLSPTTIRAHFMVVRRYLRWLEENALDVAKINSSQADVYLDLHGIHQQNNVIISLRYYYRFLKMMELTGGELDLFEYMSRDKPVQRPYPYYSQQQIETLLAVPDVNSILGLRDRAILQTLYDTGIRNTELRKLQISNLDFAQDYLRVIGKGNKERLLPLTQPLTYWLKRWLQRRHEILSDHNPYLFVSSRNSEGCMSKAILNHIIKKYSSLAGINSEFTVHTLRHCFASHMLENGANILALKQLLGHESINSTQVYLQCCPSYLEGLHRKYHPRADWPTDNTPDDQ; from the coding sequence ATGAAGTATATGGATGAGGAGAGACTTGAGGCATTTTGCTCAATATATTTGGAAAATATTATGGGTTTATCCCCGACAACCATTCGTGCTCACTTTATGGTTGTGAGGCGCTATTTGCGTTGGCTGGAAGAAAATGCCTTGGATGTTGCAAAAATTAACAGCAGCCAAGCCGATGTTTATCTGGATTTGCATGGTATTCATCAACAAAATAATGTGATAATTTCTCTTAGATATTACTATCGGTTTTTGAAAATGATGGAGTTGACGGGTGGTGAGCTTGATCTATTCGAATATATGTCAAGAGATAAACCGGTACAGCGACCCTATCCTTATTACTCCCAACAACAAATTGAAACTTTGTTGGCTGTGCCTGATGTTAATAGCATTTTAGGTTTGCGGGATCGGGCTATTTTGCAAACTTTATACGATACAGGCATCCGCAATACAGAGTTACGCAAACTACAGATCAGTAATCTCGATTTTGCCCAAGATTATTTACGTGTCATAGGTAAAGGCAATAAAGAGAGATTATTGCCTTTGACTCAACCATTAACTTACTGGCTCAAACGTTGGCTACAACGGCGGCATGAAATACTAAGCGACCACAACCCTTATTTATTTGTCTCATCCCGTAATAGCGAAGGCTGCATGTCAAAAGCAATATTAAATCATATTATTAAAAAATATTCATCTTTAGCCGGAATTAATTCGGAATTTACCGTACACACCTTAAGACACTGTTTTGCAAGTCATATGCTGGAAAATGGCGCTAATATCCTAGCTCTAAAACAGTTGCTAGGTCATGAATCTATCAATTCTACCCAAGTCTACCTTCAATGTTGTCCTTCGTACCTTGAAGGATTGCATCGAAAATATCACCCTCGGGCAGATTGGCCGACTGATAATACGCCAGATGATCAATAA
- a CDS encoding LexA family protein, protein MKTPCHHSNALPEELNHIGDAVVNPPRLALPLYVSRIKAGFPSPADDYVEQTLDLNEYCIRNAPATFFLRVSADGDSMVDLGILPGDLLCVDRSLSPRSGDIVIAAINGDFTVKELLLDPYPLLRPHNQEKGYIDILIEEGDELEIFGVVSSVIRKLQRR, encoded by the coding sequence ATGAAAACTCCTTGCCATCATTCCAACGCATTGCCAGAGGAACTTAATCATATAGGTGACGCAGTAGTAAATCCGCCGCGTTTGGCTTTGCCTTTATATGTGAGTCGTATAAAGGCAGGATTTCCTTCACCAGCAGATGACTACGTCGAACAAACACTCGATCTTAATGAATATTGCATTCGTAATGCACCGGCGACATTTTTCCTCCGCGTTAGTGCCGACGGAGACTCGATGGTAGATCTCGGTATTTTGCCTGGCGATTTGCTTTGTGTTGATCGCTCTCTGAGTCCGCGCAGTGGTGATATTGTCATTGCAGCCATCAACGGGGATTTTACAGTCAAAGAATTGTTGCTAGATCCATATCCTTTGTTACGACCGCATAATCAAGAGAAAGGATATATTGATATTCTTATTGAAGAGGGAGATGAGTTAGAGATATTCGGTGTGGTATCAAGCGTCATTCGTAAACTCCAACGTCGGTGA